Proteins encoded by one window of Lathyrus oleraceus cultivar Zhongwan6 chromosome 1, CAAS_Psat_ZW6_1.0, whole genome shotgun sequence:
- the LOC127085410 gene encoding E3 ubiquitin-protein ligase RING1: MSLTGRPRVIVNGVRRMRTFHYFWCLNCQRTVRIPSTNTITDYGSFCPYCFHQLRYELDISRPRLLMNDPNNMDPPPTTNQLMGSLAFVLDPSFRRQNQNNTTLQWETEHEHDQNQNRNPQTWITLRFVRPTRPPRPIAPPPPPPPPQNLVPRLNDNNTHSLDELFDGMIHNNLRPGPPPTSPSAIEALPMVKVTEAHLASDPNCPICKDEFEVDLEVKELPCKHFYHSDCILPWLRMHNTCPVCRHELQGIDNSNNANYYSFHNENEYDGFIGFEELTSSFIWIWSQIASIRPIRAVLDWTRSHFSNHARARSNGSAWWRALLIS, encoded by the exons ATGTCTCTCACGGGCCGGCCTCGTGTTATCGTCAACGGTGTTCGAAGAATGAGAACCTTTCATTATTTCTGGTGTCTCAACTGCCAACGTACTGTCAGAATTCCATCAACAAATACTATTACAGATTATGGCTCTTTCTGTCCATATTGCTTCCATCAATTGCGGTATGAACTTGATATATCAAGGCCAAGACTTCTCATGAATGATCCTAATAACATGGACCCTCCTCCTACTACTAATCAGTTAATGGGTAGCTTAGCTTTCGTTCTTGATCCATCTTTTAGAAGACAAAACCAAAACAACACAACACTACAATGGGAAACAGAACATGAACATGATCAAAATCAAAATCGAAATCCACAAACATGGATTACACTCCGATTTGTAAGACCGACTCGTCCACCGAGGCCTATTGCTCCCCcgccaccaccaccaccaccacaaaACTTGGTTCCTCGACTCAATGACAATAACACCCATTCATTAGATGAGTTATTTGATGGGATGATTCACAACAACCTCAGACCGGGACCGCCTCCCACGTCACCTTCCGCCATTGAAGCCTTACCAATGGTGAAAGTGACAGAAGCTCATTTGGCAAGTGATCCGAATTGTCCAATATGTAAAGATGAGTTTGAAGTTGATTTGGAAGTGAAAGAGTTACCATGCAAACATTTCTACCATTCTGACTGCATTCTCCCGTGGCTTCGCATGCACAACACTTGCCCCGTATGCCGCCACGAGCTACAAGGGATTGATAATAGTAACAATGCTAATTACTACTCTTTTCACAATGAGAATGAGTACGACGGATTCATTGGGTTTGAGGAACTTACAAGCAGTTTTATTTGGATTTGGAGCCAAATTGCTTCGATTAGGCCTATTCGTGCAGTCCTAGATTGGACGCGATCCCATTTCAGTAACCATGCCCGTGCTCGTAGTAATG GTAGCGCTTGGTGGCGAGCATTGCTCATTTCGTAG
- the LOC127085419 gene encoding elongation of fatty acids protein 3-like, producing the protein MENSIVRTLEYYLVSHPKILNFTWNPPHTPLSSLRFLSLSIASYLSLTLLLLLPLPPLPPRILKPFTAFHNLTLSILSLTMTIGTSLTILTHTPNLRSTICFPPNTPPTGPLFFWAYIFYISKFLEFIDTLFIILSRSIKRLSFLHVYHHSTVPIMCYLWLNSSQSLFPIALLTNSSVHVIMYSYYFLTAVGIRPPWKRAVTDCQIVQFVFSFAVSGVMLYYHFYGGGCSGMKAWCFNAVFNASLLALFLNFHIKSYANSKKNRNTDKDS; encoded by the coding sequence ATGGAAAACTCCATTGTCAGAACCCTCGAGTACTACCTAGTCTCCCATCCTAAAATCCTCAACTTCACATGGAACCCTCCTCACACCCCACTCTCATCTCTACGATTCCTCTCTCTTTCCATAGCCTCTTACCTCTCCCTCACTCTCCTTCTCCTCCTCCCTCTCCCCCCTCTCCCACCACGCATCCTCAAACCCTTCACCGCCTTCCACAACCTCACTCTCTCCATCCTCTCCCTCACTATGACTATCGGCACCTCCCTAACTATCCTAACCCACACCCCCAACCTCCGCTCCACCATCTGCTTCCCTCCTAACACCCCTCCCACTGGTCCCCTCTTCTTCTGGGCCTACATCTTCTACATCTCCAAATTCCTAGAATTCATAGACACTCTCTTCATCATCCTCTCTAGATCCATCAAACGTCTCTCCTTCCTCCACGTCTACCATCACTCCACCGTTCCAATCATGTGCTACCTATGGCTCAACTCCTCTCAATCACTCTTCCCGATCGCGCTTCTAACTAACTCCTCCGTCCACGTCATCATGTACTCTTACTACTTCCTCACCGCTGTCGGAATCCGACCGCCGTGGAAACGCGCGGTCACGGATTGTCAGATTGTTCAGTTCGTGTTCAGCTTTGCCGTCTCCGGCGTCATGCTTTATTATCATTTCTACGGCGGTGGATGCTCCGGGATGAAGGCTTGGTGCTTCAATGCTGTTTTCAATGCTTCACTTTTGGCTCTTTTTCTTAATTTTCATATCAAGAGTTATGCTAATTCTAAGAAGAATCGTAATACTGATAAAGATTCGTGA